From Pseudomonas fluorescens, one genomic window encodes:
- a CDS encoding response regulator: MSPSIRIGIVDDHPMLREGVANTLKKRADLQVVEQGASAQDAMDIAQRERPDVMLMDVNMPGDVFAAVRFIATELTDIKVLMLTVSESENDAFLALEAGARGYVLKGISGPQLVQAIRSVAKGETFVTPELADKLLSHIKKHEADVQKFDLTPREEEVIREVAKGLTNREVADNLAISEKTVKHHMSCVMQKLNARNRVEAVTALRRYWEHEAIGRLHLGADTRN; the protein is encoded by the coding sequence ATGAGTCCATCCATTCGCATCGGTATCGTCGACGATCATCCGATGTTGCGTGAGGGCGTGGCCAATACCCTGAAAAAACGTGCGGACCTGCAGGTGGTGGAGCAGGGTGCCAGTGCCCAGGACGCGATGGATATTGCCCAGCGCGAGCGTCCGGATGTGATGCTGATGGATGTCAATATGCCCGGCGACGTGTTTGCCGCGGTGCGCTTCATTGCGACCGAGCTTACGGATATCAAGGTGCTGATGCTGACGGTTTCCGAGTCGGAAAACGATGCGTTCCTGGCGCTGGAGGCCGGGGCGCGTGGCTATGTGCTGAAAGGCATCAGTGGTCCGCAGCTGGTGCAGGCGATCCGCTCGGTGGCCAAGGGCGAGACCTTCGTCACCCCCGAGTTGGCCGACAAGCTGCTGAGCCATATCAAGAAGCATGAAGCGGACGTGCAGAAGTTCGACCTGACGCCACGGGAAGAGGAGGTCATCCGCGAAGTAGCCAAGGGGCTGACCAATCGAGAGGTGGCGGACAACCTGGCGATCAGTGAGAAAACCGTCAAGCACCACATGTCCTGCGTGATGCAGAAACTCAACGCGCGCAATCGCGTAGAGGCCGTTACCGCCCTGCGCCGCTACTGGGAACACGAAGCGATCGGACGCCTGCACCTGGGTGCCGATACCCGCAACTAG
- a CDS encoding Lrp/AsnC family transcriptional regulator, protein MPNALDRTDKALLNALQGNARLTVAELADQVALTTSPCWRRVKILEESGVITGYQAILSPKALGYGVTAFVSVMMESHNQEMARTFEQRLLEIPEIVACHNVSGRYDFLLEVVAKDLESFGEFAREVLQTLPAVKEIYSSFSFKSVKPSRVIPVLG, encoded by the coding sequence ATGCCCAATGCTTTGGACCGTACCGACAAAGCCCTGCTCAACGCCCTGCAAGGCAACGCCCGCCTGACTGTCGCCGAACTGGCCGACCAGGTCGCACTGACCACGTCGCCGTGCTGGCGGCGGGTGAAAATCCTCGAGGAAAGCGGGGTGATCACCGGTTATCAGGCAATCCTCTCGCCCAAGGCCCTGGGCTACGGCGTCACGGCTTTTGTCAGCGTGATGATGGAATCCCACAACCAGGAAATGGCCCGCACTTTCGAACAGCGGCTGCTGGAAATCCCCGAGATCGTCGCCTGCCACAACGTCTCCGGACGCTACGACTTTTTGCTCGAAGTGGTGGCCAAGGACCTGGAATCCTTCGGCGAATTCGCCCGCGAAGTCCTGCAAACCCTGCCGGCGGTGAAGGAAATCTACTCGAGCTTTTCCTTCAAGTCGGTCAAGCCGTCGCGGGTGATTCCGGTACTCGGCTGA
- a CDS encoding M24 family metallopeptidase, with protein sequence MTAALSNKEAVGERYVLESMRHAQQMTWKAIEQIACGIVPGMHESEAVALGKQILGELGMDRIWHPLLIRFGANTLKTFKQRSEGDPVLGTDDIFFIDMGVVWQGHEGDAGQTFTTGNDPHMIACAEAARELFRRVERQWREAQVDGVALYRYAHEQAEAMGWSLNLDIKGHRVSDFPHAIYRGGDLGDFGQYPNTGLWILEIQIAHPQLPYGAFYEDLLI encoded by the coding sequence GTGACAGCAGCCCTGAGCAACAAAGAAGCCGTCGGTGAGCGCTACGTGCTGGAGTCGATGCGCCATGCGCAGCAGATGACCTGGAAAGCCATCGAGCAGATTGCCTGCGGGATTGTCCCGGGCATGCACGAGTCGGAGGCGGTGGCGCTGGGCAAGCAGATCCTTGGCGAGCTGGGCATGGACCGGATCTGGCATCCGCTGCTGATCCGCTTTGGCGCCAACACCCTGAAGACCTTCAAGCAGCGCTCGGAGGGCGATCCGGTGCTGGGCACGGACGACATCTTTTTTATCGACATGGGCGTGGTTTGGCAGGGCCATGAAGGCGATGCTGGGCAGACGTTCACCACCGGCAATGATCCACACATGATCGCCTGTGCCGAAGCCGCCCGTGAGCTGTTCCGGCGGGTCGAGCGGCAATGGCGGGAGGCGCAGGTCGATGGCGTGGCGCTGTATCGCTATGCCCACGAGCAGGCCGAGGCCATGGGCTGGAGCCTCAATCTGGACATCAAGGGCCATCGCGTCAGTGATTTCCCCCATGCCATTTATCGCGGCGGTGACCTGGGTGATTTCGGCCAATACCCGAACACCGGGCTGTGGATTCTGGAAATCCAGATCGCCCATCCGCAGTTGCCCTACGGCGCCTTCTACGAAGACTTGTTGATCTGA
- a CDS encoding formylglycine-generating enzyme family protein: MGISLTRVIASIVCFLLLVGCEGASETKGSLARNESNQALMQYIDDLKIDLVFVEGGDFLMGDFGADYGPENLPYDADKDSKPLHKVRLDNYSIQKIKVTNQAYQFYLKFNGLKLRVVDAGNQKDWSDMNSAPRTPAHMDWFEAERYCGWLAVVSGLPFALPTEAQWEYAARSRGRFLMVSTDDGTYRVAHERVQGEYGLRGLNISSTWNRRAFADEMNWATEGLTPLPVDYFQPNSLGLYSMSDNGLEWVSDWYDEDYYNYSPVNNPQGPSVAVTKDYFGRGTKVVRGQAFADPAWGGGVNVYRTSAEPHGYINEDDFVVLGDKTVRCVVNSSVPVN, translated from the coding sequence ATGGGTATTAGTTTGACTCGAGTAATCGCCAGTATTGTTTGTTTTTTATTGTTGGTAGGGTGTGAGGGCGCGTCGGAGACGAAGGGCAGTCTAGCCCGAAACGAGAGTAATCAAGCGCTGATGCAATATATTGATGACTTGAAGATTGATCTGGTTTTTGTCGAGGGAGGTGATTTTCTAATGGGGGATTTTGGCGCAGACTATGGTCCTGAGAATTTACCTTATGACGCTGACAAGGACAGTAAGCCCCTGCACAAGGTGAGATTGGATAATTATTCTATTCAAAAAATAAAAGTCACCAATCAGGCTTATCAGTTTTATCTGAAGTTCAATGGTTTGAAGTTAAGGGTTGTTGATGCAGGTAATCAAAAAGATTGGAGTGATATGAATAGTGCGCCGAGAACGCCAGCGCATATGGATTGGTTTGAGGCGGAAAGGTATTGTGGGTGGCTAGCGGTAGTGAGTGGCCTCCCGTTCGCTCTGCCGACGGAGGCTCAATGGGAATATGCGGCGCGAAGTCGTGGTCGATTTTTGATGGTGTCTACCGATGATGGGACTTATAGGGTCGCCCATGAGCGAGTTCAGGGGGAATACGGCCTGAGAGGGCTAAATATATCTTCGACATGGAATCGTCGCGCATTTGCGGATGAAATGAATTGGGCGACTGAAGGACTTACTCCATTGCCAGTAGATTACTTTCAGCCTAATTCTTTGGGTTTGTACTCAATGTCAGATAATGGTTTGGAGTGGGTTAGTGATTGGTATGATGAGGACTACTATAATTATTCTCCTGTAAATAATCCGCAAGGGCCGAGTGTGGCTGTTACCAAGGACTACTTTGGTCGCGGCACTAAGGTCGTTCGTGGCCAGGCGTTTGCTGATCCTGCGTGGGGCGGTGGAGTGAATGTTTACAGAACTTCGGCGGAGCCGCATGGCTATATAAATGAAGATGATTTTGTGGTTTTAGGGGATAAAACTGTACGTTGTGTAGTTAATAGCTCCGTGCCGGTGAATTGA
- a CDS encoding sensor histidine kinase encodes MTKHAKIPQDLATAPAPARHGLWHRWFSGRAQKLSHSTQFVIAATVILGLTMFFVGKLVSERIENAAVQSAAEAGAQYMDTFLEPYVQDMTDDNLLSPESIQALDRVTQSRAMKQHIASIKIWRADGTVVYSTNKAITNHKFAPDEITEALKGKVVTDLEGLTQDENEYERKLEMPLYEIYAPLRDSNSMKVIAVGEFYEKASSLKREINRVRQQVWAVVGAATLAMLTLLFFIVRRGDKIIQRQQVALQARLQEQTRLHASNAELQHKVATATQEFSRVNELTLRRIGADLHDGPAQLLTLILIRLDDLAENCSAVDQESMETIRGAATDALREVRDLSRGLALPEINDLSLVQELQLVAQRHEQRTGTGVKLILGPLPKVAPLPLKLCLYRFVQETLNNAFRHANGEGQVIQARYVNGVLDISVHDSGPGMMEDAMQPRTAGRTRLGLAGLRYRVESLGGLFNIDSGASGTSVSAQFRL; translated from the coding sequence ATGACCAAACACGCGAAAATCCCCCAGGACCTCGCCACTGCGCCAGCACCAGCGCGCCATGGCCTGTGGCACCGCTGGTTCAGCGGCCGGGCGCAGAAGCTCAGCCACTCGACCCAGTTCGTCATCGCGGCAACCGTGATCCTCGGCCTGACCATGTTCTTCGTCGGCAAGCTGGTCAGCGAACGCATCGAAAATGCCGCGGTGCAGAGCGCCGCCGAGGCCGGTGCGCAGTACATGGACACCTTCCTCGAACCCTACGTGCAGGACATGACCGATGACAACCTGCTGTCGCCGGAAAGCATCCAGGCCCTGGACCGCGTGACCCAGAGCCGGGCCATGAAACAGCACATTGCCTCGATCAAGATCTGGCGCGCCGACGGCACGGTGGTCTACAGCACCAACAAAGCCATCACCAATCACAAATTCGCACCCGATGAAATTACCGAGGCGCTCAAGGGCAAAGTGGTCACCGACCTGGAAGGGCTGACCCAGGATGAGAACGAGTACGAGCGCAAACTGGAGATGCCGCTCTATGAGATCTACGCACCGCTGCGCGATTCCAACTCGATGAAAGTCATTGCCGTCGGCGAATTCTATGAAAAAGCCAGCAGCCTCAAGCGCGAGATCAATCGCGTGCGTCAACAAGTCTGGGCGGTGGTCGGCGCCGCAACCTTGGCGATGCTGACCCTGCTGTTTTTCATCGTCCGCCGCGGCGACAAGATCATCCAGCGCCAGCAAGTGGCCCTGCAGGCGCGATTGCAGGAGCAAACCCGCCTGCACGCCAGCAATGCCGAACTCCAGCATAAAGTGGCGACGGCGACCCAGGAGTTCTCCCGGGTCAACGAACTCACCTTGCGCCGCATCGGGGCCGACCTGCACGACGGCCCGGCGCAACTGCTGACCTTGATCCTGATCCGCCTCGATGATCTGGCGGAAAACTGCTCGGCGGTCGACCAGGAATCCATGGAAACCATTCGCGGCGCCGCCACCGACGCCCTGCGCGAGGTCCGTGACCTGTCACGCGGCCTGGCGCTCCCGGAAATCAACGACCTGAGCCTGGTGCAAGAGTTGCAACTGGTGGCGCAACGGCACGAGCAACGCACCGGCACCGGCGTCAAACTGATCCTGGGGCCGCTGCCTAAAGTCGCTCCACTGCCGCTCAAGCTGTGCCTGTACCGTTTCGTCCAGGAAACCCTGAACAACGCCTTTCGCCATGCCAATGGCGAAGGCCAGGTGATTCAGGCGCGTTACGTCAACGGCGTGCTGGACATCAGCGTGCACGACAGTGGTCCGGGCATGATGGAGGACGCGATGCAGCCGAGGACGGCCGGCCGCACCCGCCTGGGTCTCGCCGGCTTGCGGTATCGAGTGGAGTCCCTGGGAGGCCTGTTCAACATCGATTCCGGTGCCTCGGGCACCTCGGTCAGTGCCCAGTTCAGGCTCTAG
- a CDS encoding LysR substrate-binding domain-containing protein yields the protein MLKHWPPLSSLRGFEAAARLGSFHKAAAELSLTQSAISQQIRSLEAYLEQPLFIRSGRAVYLTDAGHDLLSTTQALLQQLAVGIRRLGQYQKPNQLVLNTTPAFARHWLLPRLGDFRRQHPEVDLWIFSTDEVPEMSSQTIDLAVRDDISSQAECSFKVLHHDRLYPACHPSVLAQPREQRTTLHGEREMDWNHWAVEAGVDVGQQEQGLNFSDPGLLLDAACSGLGIALVSQLLSRQARDSGLLQPLVDQTIRGPNWALLTHRDSESNPLARSFSEWLVENL from the coding sequence ATGCTCAAGCACTGGCCGCCGCTCAGCTCCCTGCGCGGCTTCGAAGCCGCTGCCCGCCTCGGCAGTTTCCACAAGGCCGCCGCCGAGCTGAGCCTGACCCAGTCGGCCATCAGTCAGCAGATTCGCAGCCTCGAGGCCTACCTCGAACAACCGCTGTTTATCCGCAGCGGACGCGCGGTGTACCTGACCGATGCCGGCCACGACCTGTTGAGCACCACCCAGGCCCTGCTGCAGCAACTGGCGGTGGGCATCCGCCGCCTGGGCCAATACCAGAAACCCAACCAACTGGTGCTCAACACCACCCCGGCCTTCGCCCGCCACTGGCTGCTGCCGCGCCTCGGCGATTTCCGCCGTCAGCATCCGGAAGTCGATCTGTGGATTTTCAGCACCGATGAAGTGCCCGAGATGAGCAGCCAGACCATCGACCTCGCCGTGCGCGATGACATCAGCTCCCAGGCCGAATGCAGCTTCAAAGTGCTGCACCACGACCGCCTTTACCCGGCCTGCCACCCCAGCGTGCTGGCCCAACCCCGTGAGCAGCGCACCACCCTGCACGGCGAGCGGGAGATGGATTGGAACCACTGGGCGGTGGAAGCCGGCGTCGACGTCGGCCAACAGGAACAGGGCCTCAACTTCTCCGACCCCGGCCTGCTGCTGGACGCCGCCTGCAGCGGTTTGGGCATCGCTCTGGTCAGCCAGTTATTGAGCCGCCAGGCGCGGGACAGCGGGCTGTTGCAGCCGCTGGTCGATCAAACCATCCGCGGCCCGAACTGGGCGCTGCTGACCCATCGCGACAGTGAGAGCAATCCGCTGGCGAGGAGTTTCAGTGAGTGGTTGGTGGAGAACCTGTAG
- a CDS encoding agmatine deiminase family protein → MQHNNNHNSAWMMPAEWAPHAATWMVWPHNQALWESGWGVTLSQVQEDFARVANAIARFEPVKMVVDPSAVTRAKALCGPNIELIELAVNDSWCRDSGPSFVCHPQRGLAGVSWRFNAWGGKSAHDLDESLARRALNQLGLECFGTALSNEGGAIHVDGEGTLITTESVLLNPNRNPGVSKAEIEEIFSRLLGVTKTIWLPGDPDYVTGDMTDGHVDGVCAFARPGVLLVDATRDQSSVYAEVVHENRRALQLARDAKGRSFELIELYEASEAVDTEAEVFCASYTNFYIANGAIIMPAYGIEADNAAAEVLAQAFPGREIVPVRINHLAHGGGGVHCITQQQPAWPLEG, encoded by the coding sequence ATGCAGCACAACAACAATCACAACAGCGCCTGGATGATGCCCGCCGAGTGGGCTCCACACGCCGCGACCTGGATGGTCTGGCCGCACAATCAGGCCTTGTGGGAGTCGGGTTGGGGCGTGACCCTGAGCCAGGTGCAGGAAGATTTCGCTCGCGTCGCCAATGCGATTGCCCGTTTTGAACCGGTGAAAATGGTCGTTGATCCCTCGGCGGTGACCCGGGCCAAGGCCTTGTGCGGGCCGAACATCGAGCTGATCGAACTGGCCGTCAACGACAGCTGGTGCCGCGACTCCGGCCCGAGCTTCGTCTGCCACCCGCAACGGGGTCTGGCCGGGGTCAGCTGGCGCTTCAACGCCTGGGGCGGCAAGTCGGCCCACGACCTCGACGAAAGCCTCGCCCGTCGCGCCCTCAATCAATTGGGCCTGGAGTGCTTCGGCACTGCGCTGAGCAACGAAGGCGGGGCGATTCACGTTGATGGCGAAGGCACGCTGATCACCACTGAATCGGTGCTGCTCAACCCCAATCGCAACCCCGGCGTGAGCAAGGCCGAAATCGAAGAAATCTTCAGTCGTCTGCTGGGCGTGACCAAGACCATCTGGCTGCCGGGCGATCCGGACTATGTCACCGGCGACATGACCGACGGCCATGTCGATGGGGTCTGCGCCTTCGCTCGTCCCGGCGTGTTGCTGGTGGATGCGACCCGCGACCAAAGCTCGGTGTACGCCGAAGTGGTGCACGAAAACCGCCGCGCCCTGCAACTGGCCCGGGATGCCAAGGGCCGCTCGTTTGAATTGATCGAACTGTATGAAGCCAGCGAAGCGGTGGACACCGAGGCCGAAGTGTTCTGCGCCTCCTACACCAACTTCTACATCGCCAACGGCGCAATCATCATGCCGGCCTACGGTATCGAAGCCGATAATGCGGCAGCCGAGGTACTGGCCCAGGCCTTCCCGGGTCGCGAAATCGTCCCGGTGCGGATCAACCATCTGGCCCATGGCGGCGGCGGGGTGCATTGCATTACCCAGCAACAGCCAGCCTGGCCACTGGAGGGTTGA
- a CDS encoding methionine gamma-lyase — MNNKNNELGFSTRAIHHGYNPQDHHGALIPPIYLTSTFTFATAEYGAGCFAGEESGHFYTRISNPTLALLESRMATLENGEAAVAFSSGMGAISATFWTLLRPGDEVIVDRTLYGCTFALLHHGIAEFGVKVRHVDLSNLAALRDAITPATRMIYCETPANPTMQLVDIAAVAAISRHHPDVTLVVDNTYCTPYLQRPLELGADLVVHSATKYLSGHGDITAGIVVTSQVLATRIRLQGLKDLTGAVMSPQDAFLLMRGLKTLALRMERHCSNAQVIAEYLQAHPAVAWVTYPGLPSFAQYELAARQMKLPGGMIAFELKGGLATGRQFMNALHLFSRAVSLGDAESLAQHPASMTHSTYTPEQRAEHGISEGLVRLSVGLEDIADLLADVTQALDACA, encoded by the coding sequence ATGAACAATAAAAACAATGAACTAGGATTTTCGACTCGTGCCATCCATCACGGTTACAACCCGCAGGACCACCACGGCGCGTTGATTCCGCCGATCTACCTGACCTCGACCTTCACCTTCGCCACCGCCGAATACGGCGCCGGCTGTTTTGCCGGTGAAGAAAGCGGGCACTTCTATACACGCATCTCCAACCCGACCCTGGCCCTTCTGGAATCGCGCATGGCGACCCTGGAAAACGGCGAAGCGGCGGTGGCTTTCAGTTCCGGGATGGGGGCGATTTCCGCGACTTTCTGGACCCTGCTGCGGCCCGGCGACGAAGTGATCGTCGACCGCACGTTGTACGGCTGCACCTTCGCCCTGCTGCATCACGGCATCGCCGAGTTCGGGGTCAAGGTGCGCCACGTCGACCTGTCCAACCTCGCCGCGTTGCGCGATGCGATCACCCCGGCCACGCGGATGATCTACTGCGAAACCCCGGCCAACCCGACCATGCAACTGGTGGACATCGCCGCCGTGGCCGCAATCAGCCGCCACCATCCGGACGTGACCCTAGTGGTCGACAACACTTACTGCACGCCTTACCTGCAACGCCCGCTGGAACTGGGTGCCGATCTGGTGGTGCACTCGGCCACCAAATACCTCAGCGGCCACGGCGATATCACCGCCGGCATCGTCGTCACCTCCCAGGTCCTGGCCACTCGTATTCGCCTGCAAGGGCTCAAGGACCTGACCGGCGCGGTGATGTCGCCGCAAGACGCGTTTTTGCTGATGCGCGGGCTCAAAACCCTGGCGCTGCGCATGGAGCGTCATTGCAGCAACGCCCAGGTCATCGCCGAATACCTGCAAGCCCATCCGGCGGTGGCCTGGGTCACCTATCCCGGCCTGCCCTCCTTCGCCCAGTACGAACTGGCGGCGCGGCAAATGAAGCTGCCCGGCGGGATGATTGCCTTTGAGCTCAAAGGCGGCCTGGCCACCGGCCGGCAATTCATGAACGCACTCCACTTGTTCAGTCGAGCGGTCAGCCTTGGCGACGCCGAATCCCTGGCGCAACACCCGGCGAGCATGACCCACTCCACCTACACCCCGGAGCAGCGCGCGGAACACGGCATCTCCGAAGGTCTGGTGCGCCTGTCGGTGGGTCTGGAGGACATCGCCGACCTGCTGGCCGACGTCACCCAAGCCCTGGATGCCTGCGCATGA
- the mdeB gene encoding alpha-ketoglutarate dehydrogenase: protein MTTPNAINNGPGAPQDQDPEETREWLDALASTLAACGPERARYLLKRLEEYASEHGIHRDAQAFSAYRNTLSLEQQGTYPGDLQLEERITGLLRWNALAMVVRANHAYGELGGHIASYASAAEIFEVGFQHFFRGDGDSGQRNADLVFFQPHSAPGVYARAYLEGRLSEAQLANYRQEINGPGLCSYPHPWLMPDFWQFPTGSMGIGPISAVYQARFMRYLQHRGLAQTEGRHVWGVFGDGEMDEPESIAGLSLAAREQLDNLTFIVNCNLQRLDGPVRGNGQIIQELEALFAGAGWNVIKVLWGSEWDGLFARDTDNVLLRRLAATPDGEYQTLGAHDGAYNLEHFFQKDPHVRRLVEHMSVEEINGLKRGGHDFRKLYAAFAAAKACKGRPTVILAKTKKGFGIGAAGESRMTAHQAKKLDVAALLTFRDRFKLPLSDQDVEQLRFYRPPEDSAEMRYLRARRQALGGPLPARKSTAPVIPVPALEQSGGFALQAENKEMSTTMAAVRILNAWLKAPQLGPRVVPIVADEARTFGMASLFRQIGIYSPHGQLYEPEDSGSILSYRESRSGQLLEEGITEAGALSSWVAAATSYSVHGEPMLPVYIYYSMFGFQRVGDLIWAAADQRSRGILLGATAGRTTLGGEGLQHQDGSSLVMASMVPNCRAWDPCFAGELAVILDHAARRLLEEQCDEFHYVAVMNENYPQPSLDPVHHADVLRGLYRYSRSGESAPIRLRLLGSGTILREVIAASALLAEDWGIASEVFSATSFSELAREAREIERDNRLDAHEQRSGQLDKYLAGKQPIIAASDYIRAWPQLIAQYLAAPYTVLGTDGFGRSDNRQALRQFFEVDRHSIVLAGLKSLVDHDGLDPQILAEANRRYRPDPAPHAPWNR from the coding sequence ATGACCACACCCAATGCGATCAACAACGGCCCGGGCGCGCCCCAGGACCAGGACCCCGAAGAGACCCGCGAGTGGCTCGACGCCCTCGCCTCGACCCTCGCCGCCTGCGGCCCGGAGCGCGCCCGTTACCTGCTCAAACGCCTGGAAGAATACGCCAGCGAGCACGGCATCCACCGCGACGCCCAAGCGTTTTCCGCGTACCGCAACACGCTGTCGCTGGAGCAACAGGGCACCTACCCCGGCGACCTGCAACTGGAGGAGCGCATCACTGGCCTGTTGCGCTGGAATGCCCTGGCCATGGTGGTGCGCGCCAACCACGCCTACGGCGAACTGGGTGGCCATATCGCCAGTTACGCCTCGGCGGCGGAGATTTTCGAAGTCGGCTTCCAGCACTTTTTCCGCGGCGATGGCGACAGCGGCCAACGCAATGCCGACCTGGTGTTTTTCCAGCCCCATTCGGCCCCCGGGGTGTATGCCCGGGCCTACTTGGAAGGACGTCTGAGCGAGGCGCAACTGGCCAACTACCGCCAGGAAATCAACGGCCCCGGCCTGTGCTCCTACCCGCACCCGTGGCTGATGCCGGACTTCTGGCAGTTCCCCACCGGTTCCATGGGCATCGGCCCGATCAGCGCGGTGTATCAGGCGCGGTTCATGCGTTACCTGCAGCACCGTGGCTTGGCGCAAACCGAGGGCCGGCATGTCTGGGGGGTATTTGGCGATGGCGAGATGGACGAGCCGGAGTCCATCGCCGGACTGTCCTTGGCGGCCCGCGAGCAACTGGACAACCTGACGTTTATCGTCAACTGCAACCTGCAACGCCTCGATGGCCCGGTGCGTGGCAACGGACAAATCATCCAGGAACTGGAAGCGCTGTTCGCCGGTGCCGGCTGGAATGTGATCAAGGTGCTGTGGGGTTCGGAGTGGGATGGGCTGTTCGCCCGCGACACCGACAACGTCCTGCTCCGGCGCCTGGCCGCGACCCCGGACGGTGAGTACCAGACCCTCGGAGCCCATGACGGCGCCTACAACCTCGAACATTTTTTCCAGAAGGACCCGCATGTGCGACGCCTGGTGGAGCACATGAGCGTCGAGGAGATCAACGGCCTGAAACGTGGCGGCCATGACTTCAGGAAACTCTACGCCGCCTTCGCTGCCGCCAAAGCCTGCAAGGGCCGGCCGACGGTGATCCTGGCCAAGACCAAAAAAGGCTTCGGCATCGGCGCTGCCGGTGAGTCGCGGATGACCGCGCACCAGGCGAAGAAGCTCGATGTCGCTGCCCTGCTGACCTTTCGCGACCGCTTCAAGCTGCCGCTGTCGGACCAGGATGTGGAGCAACTGCGCTTCTACCGGCCGCCGGAAGACAGCGCGGAAATGCGCTACCTGCGCGCGCGCCGCCAGGCCCTGGGCGGACCGCTGCCGGCGCGCAAAAGTACCGCGCCGGTGATCCCTGTGCCGGCGCTGGAGCAGTCCGGCGGCTTTGCGCTGCAGGCCGAGAACAAAGAAATGTCCACCACCATGGCTGCAGTGCGCATCCTCAATGCCTGGCTCAAGGCGCCACAACTGGGGCCAAGGGTCGTACCCATTGTCGCCGACGAAGCGCGGACCTTCGGCATGGCCAGCCTGTTCCGGCAGATCGGCATCTACTCGCCCCACGGTCAGTTGTACGAACCGGAGGACAGCGGCTCGATCCTCTCCTATCGCGAGTCGCGCAGCGGCCAACTGCTGGAGGAAGGCATCACCGAGGCCGGCGCACTGTCTTCCTGGGTGGCTGCGGCGACTTCTTACTCGGTGCATGGCGAGCCGATGCTGCCGGTCTATATCTACTATTCGATGTTCGGCTTCCAGCGCGTCGGCGACCTGATCTGGGCTGCCGCCGACCAGCGTTCGCGGGGCATTCTGCTGGGCGCCACGGCCGGACGCACGACCCTGGGCGGCGAAGGCTTGCAGCACCAGGACGGCTCGAGCCTGGTGATGGCCTCGATGGTGCCCAACTGCCGGGCCTGGGATCCGTGCTTTGCCGGCGAACTGGCAGTGATCCTCGACCACGCCGCGCGGCGCCTGCTGGAGGAGCAATGCGACGAGTTCCACTACGTCGCAGTGATGAACGAAAACTACCCGCAGCCGAGCCTTGATCCGGTGCACCACGCCGATGTCCTGCGCGGCCTCTATCGCTATTCGCGCAGCGGCGAAAGCGCGCCAATCCGCCTGCGCCTGCTGGGCTCCGGGACCATCCTGCGTGAGGTGATTGCTGCCAGCGCGTTGCTGGCCGAGGACTGGGGCATCGCCAGTGAAGTGTTCAGCGCCACCAGTTTCAGCGAGCTGGCCCGTGAAGCCCGCGAGATCGAGCGCGACAACCGCCTGGACGCCCACGAGCAACGCAGCGGGCAACTGGACAAATACCTCGCGGGCAAGCAACCCATCATCGCCGCCAGCGACTACATCCGCGCCTGGCCGCAACTGATCGCCCAGTACCTGGCGGCACCCTACACCGTGCTCGGCACCGACGGCTTTGGGCGCAGTGACAACCGCCAGGCGCTGCGGCAGTTCTTCGAGGTCGACCGGCACAGCATCGTCCTCGCCGGGCTGAAAAGCCTGGTGGACCACGATGGCCTCGACCCGCAGATACTCGCCGAGGCGAACCGCCGCTACCGCCCCGATCCTGCGCCACATGCGCCGTGGAATCGCTGA